Proteins found in one Lysinibacillus fusiformis genomic segment:
- a CDS encoding nucleotidyltransferase-like protein has translation MEQVLRPIYQERASQSNTLGVILVEKREEQSNVTDTFDTVLLIIVKEAEQPVFSKHYLYEGNKIALHTVTEKLIRKWLLIGSNRKVVDWIFFGRVLFDRNEFLHKLKIELQEFPYSGRKIKTGIQFSKLIRRYLEGKEYFDKGSYLDAYNHVVDSLHHLGRLSIIDSGLYPEVTVWAQVKKIEPAIYKLYEELVTSNEPIEKRLELLFLASEFLIHSRTRDGAQHILEVMQTKEMWTIQELHDHHELVNYSVDLEVFVEYLVDKGYIQIEPIAAKNDRIFHRHYKVNKDALEMG, from the coding sequence ATGGAGCAAGTACTGCGTCCAATATATCAAGAACGTGCGAGTCAGTCGAATACATTAGGCGTAATTTTAGTGGAAAAGCGTGAAGAACAAAGTAACGTTACAGATACATTTGATACAGTTTTACTCATTATCGTAAAAGAAGCAGAGCAACCAGTCTTTTCAAAACATTACTTATATGAAGGAAATAAAATCGCTCTACATACTGTTACGGAGAAATTAATTCGCAAATGGTTACTCATCGGTTCAAATAGGAAGGTCGTCGATTGGATATTCTTCGGTAGAGTACTATTTGATCGGAATGAGTTTCTGCATAAATTAAAAATAGAATTGCAGGAATTTCCGTATAGCGGCCGTAAAATTAAAACAGGTATTCAATTTTCAAAGTTAATTCGGCGCTATTTGGAAGGGAAAGAATACTTCGATAAAGGAAGTTACTTAGATGCTTATAATCACGTTGTTGATTCTCTACATCATCTAGGCCGTTTATCTATTATCGATAGTGGCCTGTATCCTGAAGTAACTGTTTGGGCACAAGTGAAAAAAATTGAGCCGGCTATCTATAAGCTGTATGAAGAGCTAGTGACAAGTAATGAACCAATAGAAAAGCGCTTAGAATTGTTGTTTTTAGCAAGTGAGTTTTTAATTCACTCTCGTACACGAGATGGAGCACAGCATATATTAGAAGTTATGCAAACAAAAGAAATGTGGACCATTCAAGAACTGCATGACCATCATGAGCTCGTAAATTACTCAGTAGATCTAGAAGTGTTTGTTGAGTATTTAGTGGATAAAGGCTATATTCAAATAGAACCAATTGCTGCGAAAAATGATAGAATATTTCACCGTCATTACAAGGTAAATAAAGATGCTCTAGAAATGGGGTAA
- a CDS encoding YgzB family protein, producing MKPYKSKINKIRSFALALIFFGFIVMYGGIFFKNSPILVLIFMSLGVLCIIGSTVVYAWIGLLSTRAVQVECPNCHKHTKVLGRVDMCMYCNEPLTLDPTLEGKEFDQSYNSKTKKS from the coding sequence ATGAAACCTTATAAAAGTAAAATTAATAAAATACGTTCATTCGCATTAGCACTAATCTTTTTTGGTTTTATTGTCATGTACGGAGGCATTTTCTTTAAAAATAGCCCGATATTAGTTTTAATTTTCATGTCTTTAGGTGTTCTTTGTATTATCGGTAGTACAGTTGTATATGCTTGGATCGGATTACTATCAACAAGAGCTGTTCAAGTTGAGTGTCCTAATTGCCATAAACATACAAAGGTTTTAGGCCGAGTAGATATGTGCATGTACTGCAATGAGCCATTAACACTTGATCCTACTCTAGAAGGTAAAGAGTTTGATCAATCCTATAATAGTAAAACAAAAAAATCCTAG
- the perR gene encoding Fur family transcriptional regulator, which yields MSATHLQDALDTLKTTGVRITPQRHAILEYLIQSMAHPTADEIYKALEGKFPNMSVATVYNNLRVFREVGLVKELTYGDASSRFDFVTNDHYHMICECCGKIVDFHYPGLDEIEHFASQVTGFDVHSHRLEIYGTCPSCKAATAKVQ from the coding sequence ATGTCTGCAACGCATTTACAAGATGCACTGGACACGTTGAAAACAACTGGTGTACGTATTACTCCTCAGCGTCATGCTATTTTGGAATATCTAATTCAATCAATGGCACATCCTACTGCCGATGAAATTTATAAAGCACTTGAGGGCAAGTTCCCTAATATGAGTGTAGCGACTGTTTATAACAACCTGCGTGTATTTCGTGAAGTAGGTCTTGTGAAAGAGCTAACTTACGGGGATGCTTCAAGTCGCTTTGATTTCGTGACAAACGATCATTACCATATGATTTGTGAATGCTGTGGTAAGATCGTCGATTTCCATTATCCTGGACTCGACGAAATAGAGCATTTTGCATCACAGGTAACAGGCTTTGATGTGCATTCGCATCGTTTAGAGATATACGGCACTTGTCCATCATGTAAAGCAGCTACTGCAAAAGTACAATAA
- a CDS encoding D-2-hydroxyacid dehydrogenase — protein MRIYFTFEPRPDLREPLLAEFPQVEFIFEKGLSNEELQQADVLVTYGEDLTEESIQYATKLKWIFVASAGIEKMPAQAIIERGILVSNVRGIHKTPMAESMLAHILAIKRALPWVYEQQKKGEWSKKAQQTELRDSTALILGPGAIGSEVGRLLQAFGVKTIGCNRSGKEAAYMDTMISFAHLKEALPNADIVISVLPKTKETTHLLKEAHFAAMKNSAIFMNFGRGNLVDEKVLIQAIETKQIGHAVLDVFEEEPLSSDNPLWTLPNVIVSPHVSSHSSRYVERSLEIFKPSLIKWLKGDTDLENVMDLSRGY, from the coding sequence ATGAGAATCTATTTTACATTTGAACCTAGACCAGATTTAAGAGAGCCATTATTAGCAGAATTTCCACAGGTTGAATTTATCTTCGAAAAGGGCTTATCAAATGAAGAGCTTCAACAAGCGGATGTATTAGTTACATATGGTGAAGATTTAACAGAAGAAAGTATTCAATATGCGACCAAGTTAAAATGGATTTTCGTTGCATCGGCGGGTATAGAAAAAATGCCAGCTCAGGCTATTATCGAACGTGGGATTCTAGTCTCAAATGTTCGTGGCATTCATAAAACACCTATGGCTGAGTCGATGCTCGCCCATATTTTAGCGATTAAACGAGCTTTGCCTTGGGTGTATGAGCAGCAAAAGAAAGGTGAATGGTCGAAAAAAGCGCAGCAAACGGAATTACGAGATAGTACGGCACTTATTTTGGGACCAGGTGCCATTGGTTCGGAAGTTGGGCGTTTATTGCAAGCTTTTGGCGTGAAGACGATTGGCTGTAACCGCTCGGGAAAAGAAGCGGCTTATATGGATACGATGATTAGCTTTGCCCATTTAAAAGAAGCGCTACCTAATGCGGATATTGTTATTTCTGTGCTACCAAAAACAAAAGAAACGACCCATTTATTAAAAGAAGCGCATTTTGCCGCAATGAAAAATAGTGCGATTTTCATGAATTTTGGTCGAGGTAATTTAGTTGATGAAAAGGTGCTCATTCAAGCGATTGAAACAAAGCAAATAGGACACGCAGTTTTAGATGTATTTGAAGAGGAACCTCTGTCATCTGACAATCCATTATGGACATTACCAAATGTCATAGTATCACCTCATGTATCAAGTCATTCTTCTCGTTATGTTGAGCGCAGCTTAGAAATTTTCAAGCCAAGCCTAATAAAATGGCTAAAGGGTGACACTGATTTAGAAAATGTTATGGATTTATCAAGAGGATATTAA
- the bcp gene encoding thioredoxin-dependent thiol peroxidase → MTLLEGQKAPDFSLMNEKGEMVHLADFKGKNVILYFYPKDMTPGCTTEACDFRDKFEDFSHLNAVVLGVSPDNANKHTKFIDKHGLPFSLLVDEDHAIAEAYDVWVLKKMYGREYMGIERSTFLIDTEGKLVKAWRKVRVKNHIEEVYTYLAEQEAAQ, encoded by the coding sequence ATGACTTTACTAGAAGGACAAAAGGCGCCGGATTTTTCTCTAATGAATGAAAAGGGCGAGATGGTGCATTTAGCTGATTTTAAAGGAAAGAATGTTATTTTATACTTTTATCCAAAGGATATGACACCAGGCTGCACGACAGAGGCATGTGATTTTCGCGATAAATTTGAGGACTTCAGTCATTTAAATGCTGTTGTTCTTGGTGTTAGCCCAGATAATGCAAACAAACATACAAAATTTATTGATAAGCATGGTTTACCATTTTCATTATTAGTTGATGAGGATCATGCAATTGCTGAAGCATATGATGTATGGGTTTTAAAGAAAATGTATGGACGTGAATATATGGGCATAGAGCGTTCAACGTTTTTAATTGATACGGAGGGTAAGCTTGTAAAAGCTTGGCGTAAAGTTCGAGTAAAAAATCATATTGAAGAAGTTTACACATATTTAGCAGAACAGGAGGCAGCACAATGA
- a CDS encoding glutamate-1-semialdehyde 2,1-aminomutase, which produces MNHAKSEAIHAEALQHIVGGVNSPSRSYKAVGGGSPVAMARGKGAYFWDVDGNRYIDYLAAYGPIVTGHGHPHIAKAITHAAENGTLFGTPTEYEVTFAKMLKEAIPSMDKVRFNNSGTEAVMTTIRVARAYTGRTKIMKFAGCYHGHFDLVLVAAGSGPATLGTPDSAGVTTSTAEEVITVPFNNPEAFTEAMNKWGEEIAAILIEPIVGNFGIVEPHPGFLELVHATAKEKGALTIYDEVITAFRFHYGGAQNLLGLTPDLTALGKVIGGGLPIGAYGGRKEIMDTVAPLGPAYQAGTMAGNPASMQAGIACLEVLQTPGIYEEMDRLGGILEEGILAAAKKHDVTITLNRLKGALTIYFTDVKVENYEQAENSDGEIFGRFFKLMLEQGINLAPSKYEAWFLTTEHTEADIQETIKAVDTAFSQL; this is translated from the coding sequence ATGAATCATGCAAAATCTGAAGCAATACATGCAGAGGCATTACAGCATATTGTTGGTGGTGTAAACAGCCCTTCTCGTTCATATAAAGCAGTAGGTGGCGGTTCTCCTGTAGCTATGGCTCGAGGAAAAGGCGCTTATTTTTGGGATGTAGACGGCAATCGTTATATCGACTATCTAGCAGCATATGGACCAATTGTTACTGGTCATGGCCATCCTCATATTGCAAAGGCCATAACGCATGCAGCTGAAAATGGTACATTATTTGGGACGCCGACTGAATATGAAGTTACTTTCGCAAAAATGTTAAAGGAAGCCATTCCTTCAATGGATAAAGTGCGTTTTAACAACTCTGGTACAGAGGCTGTTATGACAACGATTCGTGTGGCACGTGCCTATACAGGGCGTACAAAAATCATGAAATTTGCTGGTTGCTACCACGGTCACTTCGATTTAGTATTAGTAGCTGCAGGATCAGGTCCAGCAACATTAGGAACACCAGACTCAGCAGGTGTGACAACTTCGACTGCTGAAGAAGTTATTACTGTACCTTTTAATAATCCTGAAGCCTTTACAGAAGCCATGAATAAATGGGGCGAAGAGATTGCAGCTATTTTAATCGAGCCAATTGTAGGAAACTTTGGTATTGTTGAACCGCATCCTGGCTTCCTTGAATTAGTACACGCTACTGCAAAAGAAAAAGGGGCCTTAACGATTTACGATGAAGTCATCACGGCCTTCCGCTTCCACTATGGTGGCGCTCAAAATTTACTTGGCCTCACACCTGATTTAACTGCACTTGGTAAAGTTATTGGTGGTGGTTTACCAATCGGTGCATATGGCGGACGTAAAGAGATTATGGATACTGTTGCCCCACTCGGTCCAGCCTACCAAGCAGGTACGATGGCTGGAAATCCCGCATCTATGCAAGCGGGTATTGCCTGCCTAGAAGTGCTACAAACACCAGGCATTTACGAGGAAATGGATAGACTGGGTGGAATTTTAGAAGAAGGCATTTTAGCTGCTGCTAAAAAACATGACGTAACCATCACGTTAAATCGTCTCAAAGGGGCGCTGACTATTTACTTTACAGACGTGAAAGTAGAAAACTATGAGCAAGCTGAAAACTCTGACGGTGAAATATTCGGACGCTTCTTTAAACTTATGCTTGAACAAGGCATTAATCTAGCTCCTTCTAAATATGAAGCATGGTTCTTAACAACTGAGCATACAGAAGCAGACATTCAGGAAACAATTAAAGCAGTAGATACTGCGTTTTCACAATTGTAA
- a CDS encoding FUSC family protein produces the protein MKLGARVFKTGVAIVFALFIAELLKLPSPVFAGIAAIFAIQPSIYRSYQTIVEQVQANIIGATIAVIFGLLFGHHVVAIGIAVIIAIGLMLKFKLEKSLSLALVSVVAIMEFQGDDFLTFGLIRFVTILVGVLAAFVVNLVFLPPKYEIKLFRKIYILQDDIIRWTRLAVRQASEHTSTKTALSKFKNRMLRVDTLYDLYKEERNYFKNKKYVKARKLVVYRQMILTSKKSLELLQRLHNHENELAQLPTQFHLMIQERLDSLLTYHEQLLLKYTGKLKPEHSEWSKSIDYVQRNELMEIFIKQVNFAREEGDTEFSSYHLLYILSRILDYEENLEHLDTLIVSYQSYHGHEINVEFEEEFI, from the coding sequence ATGAAATTAGGTGCCCGTGTATTTAAAACTGGTGTAGCTATCGTATTTGCATTATTTATAGCAGAGTTGTTAAAACTGCCTTCACCTGTTTTTGCTGGAATTGCAGCCATTTTTGCTATTCAGCCTTCTATTTATCGTTCTTATCAAACCATTGTAGAGCAAGTACAAGCGAATATTATAGGTGCGACAATTGCCGTCATTTTCGGCTTACTTTTTGGTCATCATGTTGTTGCCATTGGTATAGCCGTCATAATAGCTATTGGTTTAATGTTGAAGTTTAAACTTGAAAAATCACTTTCGCTAGCGTTGGTATCAGTCGTAGCTATTATGGAATTTCAAGGGGATGACTTTTTAACGTTTGGTTTGATACGCTTTGTTACGATATTAGTTGGGGTATTAGCAGCATTTGTTGTTAACCTTGTGTTCTTACCACCAAAATATGAGATAAAACTATTTCGCAAAATTTATATTTTACAAGATGATATTATTCGTTGGACACGACTGGCTGTACGTCAAGCTTCTGAGCATACATCCACAAAGACAGCATTAAGTAAGTTTAAGAACCGTATGTTACGAGTGGATACGCTGTATGATTTATATAAGGAAGAGCGTAATTACTTTAAAAATAAAAAATATGTGAAAGCACGCAAACTAGTAGTCTATCGACAAATGATTTTAACTTCCAAGAAAAGCTTGGAATTGCTACAGCGTTTGCATAATCACGAAAACGAATTAGCTCAGCTCCCTACACAATTTCACTTAATGATTCAGGAGAGACTGGATTCCTTGCTAACGTACCACGAACAATTGCTGTTAAAATATACAGGGAAATTAAAACCTGAGCATTCCGAGTGGAGTAAAAGCATCGACTATGTCCAACGTAATGAATTAATGGAAATTTTCATTAAACAAGTCAACTTTGCTCGTGAAGAGGGCGATACGGAGTTTTCTAGCTATCACCTACTCTATATTTTATCGCGTATTTTAGATTATGAGGAAAACCTAGAACATCTAGATACACTCATCGTGTCCTACCAAAGCTATCATGGACATGAAATCAATGTAGAATTTGAAGAAGAATTCATTTAG